One Setaria viridis chromosome 7, Setaria_viridis_v4.0, whole genome shotgun sequence genomic region harbors:
- the LOC117862493 gene encoding glutaredoxin-C6 — protein sequence MGIASSSSSSPESRAMALTKAKEIVASAPVVVFSKSYCPFCVRVKQLFEKLGATFKAIELDVESDGSELQDALKEWTGQRTVPNVFISGKHIGGCDDTMALNNDGKLVPLLTEAGAIAGSTSKKTTTTTA from the exons ATGGGAATCGCCTCCTCTTCGTCCTCAAGCCCGGAATCCAGAGCTATGGCGCTCACCAAGGCCAAGGAGATCGTCGCCTCCGCGCCCGTCGTCGTCTTCAG CAAGTCTTACTGCCCTTTCTGCGTCCGTGTGAAGCAGCTGTTCGAGAAACTGGGGGCAACCTTCAAGGCCATTGAGCTGGATGTGGAAA GTGATGGATCTGAGCTCCAGGATGCTCTCAAGGAATGGACTGGACAGAGGACTGTCCCAAATGTCTTCATCAGTGGGAAGCATATCGGTGGCTGCGACG ATACCATGGCACTGAACAATGATGGGAAGCTGGTGCCGCTGCTGACTGAGGCTGGAGCGATCGCCGGTTCTACCTCAAAaaaaaccaccaccaccactgcttAG